The Streptomyces sp. CC0208 genome window below encodes:
- the kdpB gene encoding potassium-transporting ATPase subunit KdpB yields MSTATPTRAPHSDVPAGHKPAEGRVGAGLFDAKQLLRSLPDAFRKLDPRVLVKSPVMFVVWIGSVLTTVFSFKDPGDWFGWAISAWLWLTVVFANLAEAVAEGRGKAQADTLRKAKTGTVARRLVADSEERVSGTELKIGDLVVCEAGDIIPGDGDVVEGVASVDESAITGESAPVIRESGGDRSAVTGGTKVLSDRVVIKITTKPGETFIDRMINLVEGAARQKTPNEIALNILLASLTIVFLLAVATLPPFADYAGTPLTMVVLVALLVCLIPTTIGALLSAIGIAGMDRLVQRNVLAMSGRAVEAAGDVSTLLLDKTGTITLGNRQASEFVPVSGTTEADLADAAQLSSLADETPEGRSVVVLAKERYGLRERHQGELTGAEWIAFTAQTRMSGVDVDGRKVRKGAAGSVVAWVREQGGEVSEDAGPLTDRISEAGGTPLLVAVEDTEGARVLGVIHLKDVVKEGMRERFDELRRMGIRTVMITGDNPLTAKAIAEEAGVDDFLAEATPEDKMALIRREQAGGKLVAMTGDGTNDAPALAQADVGVAMNTGTSAAKEAGNMVDLDSDPTKLIEIVEIGKQLLITRGALTTFSIANDVAKYFAIIPALFAAVYPGLDKLNIMGLSSPDSAILSAVIFNALIIIALVPLALRGVQYRPVSADRMLRRNLGIYGLGGLVAPFIGIKIIDLLISLIPGIG; encoded by the coding sequence ATGTCCACAGCCACTCCGACCCGGGCGCCGCACAGTGACGTACCCGCTGGGCACAAGCCCGCCGAGGGCCGCGTGGGAGCGGGCCTCTTCGACGCCAAGCAGCTGCTCAGGTCGCTGCCGGACGCATTCCGCAAGCTCGACCCGCGAGTGCTGGTCAAGTCGCCCGTGATGTTCGTGGTGTGGATCGGCTCGGTGCTGACCACCGTGTTCTCGTTCAAGGACCCGGGCGACTGGTTCGGCTGGGCGATCAGCGCCTGGCTGTGGCTGACCGTCGTCTTCGCCAATCTGGCGGAGGCGGTTGCCGAGGGTCGTGGCAAGGCGCAGGCGGACACCCTGCGCAAGGCCAAGACCGGCACGGTGGCCCGACGTCTCGTCGCGGACTCCGAAGAGCGCGTCTCGGGCACCGAGTTGAAGATCGGCGACCTGGTCGTCTGCGAGGCCGGCGACATCATCCCTGGCGACGGTGACGTCGTCGAAGGCGTCGCGTCGGTCGACGAGTCCGCCATCACCGGTGAGTCGGCACCGGTCATCCGGGAGTCCGGCGGCGACCGCTCGGCCGTCACCGGCGGTACGAAGGTGCTGTCCGACCGCGTCGTCATCAAGATCACGACGAAGCCGGGCGAGACCTTCATCGACCGGATGATCAATCTCGTCGAGGGTGCGGCCCGGCAGAAGACGCCGAACGAGATCGCCCTGAACATCCTGCTGGCCTCGCTGACGATCGTGTTCCTGCTGGCGGTGGCGACCCTGCCGCCGTTCGCGGACTACGCGGGTACGCCCCTGACGATGGTCGTGCTGGTGGCGCTGCTGGTCTGCCTCATCCCGACCACGATCGGTGCTCTCCTCTCCGCGATCGGCATCGCGGGCATGGACCGGCTGGTACAGCGCAATGTGCTGGCCATGTCCGGCCGGGCGGTCGAGGCGGCCGGTGACGTGTCGACGCTGCTGCTCGACAAGACCGGCACCATCACCCTGGGCAACCGGCAGGCGTCCGAGTTCGTGCCGGTGAGCGGGACGACGGAGGCCGATCTCGCCGACGCAGCCCAGCTGTCGTCACTGGCCGACGAGACGCCCGAGGGCCGCTCCGTGGTCGTCCTGGCGAAGGAGAGATACGGACTGCGCGAGCGCCACCAGGGCGAGCTGACCGGCGCGGAGTGGATCGCGTTCACCGCGCAGACCCGGATGTCGGGTGTGGACGTCGACGGCAGGAAGGTCCGCAAGGGGGCGGCCGGTTCGGTCGTCGCCTGGGTCCGGGAGCAGGGCGGCGAGGTGTCCGAGGACGCCGGCCCGCTCACCGACCGGATCTCCGAGGCGGGCGGCACTCCGCTGCTCGTGGCCGTCGAAGACACCGAAGGCGCACGCGTGTTGGGCGTCATCCACCTCAAGGACGTCGTCAAGGAGGGCATGCGGGAGCGGTTCGACGAGCTGCGCCGCATGGGCATCAGGACCGTCATGATCACGGGTGACAACCCGCTGACGGCCAAGGCGATCGCCGAGGAGGCCGGCGTCGACGACTTCCTCGCGGAGGCCACCCCCGAGGACAAGATGGCCCTCATCAGGCGGGAACAGGCCGGCGGCAAGCTCGTAGCGATGACCGGTGACGGTACCAACGACGCCCCGGCACTGGCGCAGGCGGACGTCGGCGTCGCGATGAACACGGGGACGTCGGCCGCCAAGGAGGCCGGCAACATGGTCGACCTCGACTCCGACCCGACCAAGCTGATCGAGATCGTGGAGATCGGCAAGCAACTCCTCATCACTCGGGGCGCGTTGACCACGTTCTCCATCGCCAACGACGTGGCGAAGTACTTCGCGATCATCCCGGCGCTGTTCGCGGCGGTCTACCCGGGCCTGGACAAGCTCAACATCATGGGTCTGTCCTCACCGGACTCGGCGATCCTGTCCGCGGTCATCTTCAACGCGCTGATCATCATCGCGCTGGTCCCGCTCGCCCTGCGGGGCGTGCAGTACCGCCCGGTGAGCGCGGACAGGATGCTCCGTCGCAATCTCGGGATCTACGGCCTGGGCGGACTGGTCGCGCCCTTCATCGGTATCAAGATCATCGACCTGCTCATCTCCCTCATCCCCGGGATCGGCTGA
- a CDS encoding potassium-transporting ATPase subunit C, translated as MNNSVTNTVRLLWAGLRALLVLTLVTGVIYPLVVTGIAQGLFSDQANGSEIKADGKVVGSSLIGQSYDLPLKKGQETPAPDLKWFQGRPQHGLGTNSVNTQYKLLLSGATNRSADNKDLIDWVKAAKAAVVKDNSVNGYTVKPSDVPADAVTSSGSGLDPDISPQYADIQVHRIAQKNGLSVSRVEKLVEDHTESRTLGFIGEPRVNVLELNIALKELVSKS; from the coding sequence ATGAACAACTCCGTAACCAACACCGTCCGGTTGCTCTGGGCGGGGCTGCGTGCCCTCCTTGTGCTGACCCTGGTGACCGGTGTCATCTACCCGCTGGTGGTGACCGGTATCGCCCAGGGGCTGTTCAGCGACCAGGCCAACGGCAGCGAGATCAAGGCGGACGGCAAGGTCGTCGGCTCGTCCCTGATCGGGCAGTCGTACGACCTGCCGCTGAAGAAGGGTCAGGAGACCCCGGCGCCCGACCTCAAGTGGTTCCAGGGGCGCCCGCAGCACGGCCTGGGCACCAACAGCGTCAACACCCAGTACAAGCTGCTCCTGTCCGGCGCGACCAACCGGTCCGCCGACAACAAGGACCTGATCGACTGGGTGAAGGCCGCCAAGGCCGCGGTCGTCAAGGACAACTCGGTGAACGGCTACACCGTGAAGCCGTCCGACGTACCCGCCGACGCGGTGACCTCCTCCGGTTCCGGCCTGGACCCGGACATCTCCCCGCAGTACGCGGACATCCAGGTCCACCGGATCGCCCAGAAGAACGGCCTCTCCGTGTCCCGGGTGGAGAAGCTGGTCGAGGATCACACCGAGAGCCGCACCCTGGGCTTCATCGGTGAGCCCCGGGTGAACGTCCTCGAACTCAACATCGCGCTCAAGGAGCTCGTGTCGAAGAGCTGA